A genomic window from Brevibacillus agri includes:
- the tnpC gene encoding IS66 family transposase, with protein sequence MKNRVDFPALTTEEYEAQLAKLQQQNAELTAKLKWYEEQFRLAQQKRFGASSEKTHPDQLELQLFNEAEVLATPVSQEPDIETVTYSRKKATGSREAKLDSFPVETILYELPEAAQVCACCGGALHAMSTETRNEITVIPAEVKVLRHVRQVYACRRCEREEIHTPIVTAPMPKPVYPGSLASPSILAHVMSQKYVDSQPLYRQEQQFARLGLTLSRQTLANWMIFGAEQWLSLLTNRMHEHLLNQDIAHADETTLQVLCEPGKTAQTQSYLWLYRTGRTGPPIVLYDYQPTRGGEHPRKFLAGFNGYLHVDGYPGYHKVSGVKLIGCWAHARRKFDEALKALPASQDKTETAAWQGLQFCNQLFTIERECKDAAPEERYAIRMERSRPVLDAYLAWLRQQRSRTLPKSLLGQAIAYSLNQWDKLTAFLSDGRLEIDNNRSERSIKPFVIGRKNWLFANTPRGAKASAIIYSVIETAKENGLNPFKYLMFLFEQLPQLPDPKNPEALDSLLPWSPSLPLTCRVFQS encoded by the coding sequence ATGAAAAATCGAGTGGATTTCCCTGCCCTTACAACCGAAGAATATGAGGCACAGCTTGCCAAACTGCAGCAGCAAAATGCGGAGCTAACTGCCAAACTCAAGTGGTACGAAGAACAGTTCCGTCTTGCCCAGCAGAAGCGCTTCGGCGCTTCCAGCGAGAAGACGCATCCGGATCAACTGGAACTACAGCTGTTTAACGAAGCGGAAGTGTTGGCGACCCCTGTCTCACAGGAACCAGATATCGAGACAGTGACTTACAGCCGCAAGAAGGCTACAGGTAGCCGCGAGGCCAAGCTGGATTCGTTTCCTGTGGAAACGATCCTGTATGAGTTGCCCGAGGCTGCACAAGTTTGCGCGTGCTGCGGTGGTGCGCTCCATGCGATGAGCACGGAGACACGAAACGAAATCACGGTCATTCCGGCGGAAGTGAAAGTGCTGCGCCATGTGCGTCAGGTGTATGCGTGCCGTCGTTGCGAACGTGAGGAGATACACACGCCCATCGTAACGGCTCCCATGCCAAAGCCGGTTTATCCGGGAAGTTTGGCTTCCCCTTCGATCCTCGCGCATGTGATGAGCCAGAAGTATGTGGACAGCCAGCCGCTGTACCGACAGGAGCAACAGTTTGCCCGTCTAGGTCTCACCCTCTCGCGGCAGACGCTTGCCAACTGGATGATCTTCGGCGCAGAGCAGTGGCTTTCGCTACTGACAAACCGTATGCACGAGCATCTGCTGAACCAAGACATCGCGCATGCCGACGAAACGACATTGCAGGTGCTGTGCGAGCCGGGCAAGACAGCGCAGACACAGTCCTATCTGTGGTTGTACCGAACCGGTCGTACGGGACCGCCCATCGTTCTGTACGATTACCAGCCAACGCGCGGCGGTGAACATCCCCGAAAGTTTCTGGCGGGATTCAACGGCTACCTGCACGTGGACGGGTATCCTGGATACCACAAGGTGTCCGGTGTGAAACTGATCGGATGCTGGGCACATGCGCGCCGCAAGTTTGATGAAGCGCTGAAGGCACTGCCTGCTTCGCAAGACAAAACCGAAACAGCTGCCTGGCAGGGACTCCAGTTCTGCAATCAGCTCTTTACCATTGAGCGAGAATGCAAAGATGCCGCCCCGGAAGAACGCTATGCCATCCGAATGGAGCGCAGTCGCCCCGTTCTGGATGCCTATTTGGCATGGCTGCGCCAGCAGCGATCCCGTACCTTGCCGAAAAGCCTGCTTGGACAAGCGATTGCTTACAGCTTGAATCAATGGGACAAGCTGACGGCGTTCTTGAGCGACGGGCGACTGGAGATTGATAACAACCGCAGTGAGCGCTCCATCAAGCCTTTTGTAATCGGAAGAAAGAACTGGCTGTTCGCCAATACGCCACGCGGTGCAAAGGCCAGTGCGATCATCTATAGTGTGATTGAAACGGCCAAAGAGAATGGGTTGAACCCCTTCAAGTACTTGATGTTCTTGTTCGAGCAACTCCCGCAGCTTCCCGATCCGAAAAATCCAGAAGCGTTGGACAGTTTACTCCCTTGGTCGCCTTCGCTACCACTGACCTGCCGCGTGTTCCAATCCTGA